The region ATGGTATTTACGCTTACCACAGATATGCTTCGGGAGTTTATTGTGTTCGATCCGTCAAAAAACCTGTCTGTTGAATTCGTTGAAATCGTCCCAAACCAAAACCTGCATAGCGCTCCCGTTCCTGATATGTTGATTGTGACCCATCCCATCTTCCTTGATCAGGCCAATCGTCTTGCAGAATTTCATACTAGTTTTTCAGGACTGAGTGTACTGGTTGCTACCACACCTCAGATTTACAATGAATTTTCTTCAGGTAAACAGGATGTTGGTGCCATCAGGGATTTTGCCCGTATGTTTTACGAGCGCAGTGGCACTGGATCTGATTTTCGTTACTTGCTTCTCTTTGGTGATGCCTCTTACGATTATAAAGACAGGATAGCAAACAATACCAATATGGTTCCCGTTTGGGTTTCAGAACAATCGCTCGATCCAATCAATTCATATGTTACCGATGATTTCTTTGGTTTTCTTGACCCCCACGAAGGCGCTGACGGTATTGATATACTTGACATTGGAATTGGCCGCTTGCCTGTGAGCACCAATGATGAGGCAATAGCTATGGTAGATAAAATCATACAATATGCCAGTAATTCGCATGTAACGATGGCTGATTGGCGAAACAATATTTGCTTTGTTGCTGATGATGAAGACAATAACCTCCACATTGCGCAAGCTGAAACCATGGCCAGCACAATTGATACATCATTCGCTTTCTTCAACCTCTCGAAAATCTATCTCGATGCTTACCAGCAGGTTTCTGTGCCCGGAGGAGAAAGATTTCCCGAAGCCAACCAGGACATTAACAAAAGTGTACAGCAGGGTGCGCTTATTGTAAACTATACCGGCCACGGCGGAATATTGGGTTGGGCAAAAGAGCGTGTGCTGGAACTCTCCGACATAAAAGGATGGACCAATTACGACAAGCTTGCCGTATTTATTACCGCTACTTGCGAGTTTGCTTATTTTGATGATCCCGCCATCACCTCAGCCGGCGAAATGGTGCTGCTGAACACCAAAGGTGGCGGTGTTGCTTTGTTCACTACTTCGAGGCCAACTTATGCCTCACCTAATTTTACGATAAACAAGCGATTGTTTGAGTTCGCCTTCCTGCGCGAAGACAATGAATACCTGCGATTTGGCGATATAATCCGTTTAGCAAAACAAGACATCATCAATAAGCCCGCTGCTATTAATGCAAAGAAATTCCTATTACTGGGCGATCCTGCACTAAAACTGGCAATACCTGAATATAATGTACTTACCACCCATGTAAATGAGTATGATATTAATACTGTGACCGACACACTTAAAGCGCTCTCCATGACTACCATTAAAGGAATTGTGACTGATTATTCAGGAAATGTTATGGAAAGCTTTAATGGAGTTCTAACCCCTACGGTTTTTGACAAGGTTCAGAAAATAAATACCCTTGCCAACGACGGTGGATCAACCTATGCCTTTACGACCCAACAAAATATCATTTACAAGGGAAATGCCAGCGTTACAAACGGGCATTTCAGTTTTTCATTTATCGTACCAAAAGACATAGCCTATGCCTATGACACAGGTAAAATAAGTTATTATGCAACCGATGGCGTAATTGATGCAAATGGTTTTGACAAGCGGATTATAATTGGTGGATTTAATGTTACTGCACTAGATGATTTATATGGCCCGGAAATAGAGTTGTATATCAACGATGAGAAATTTGAAAGCGGAGGAATCACTGATCAGAACCCGGTACTCCTTGCCTTTGTGCGGGATGAAAAAGGGATCAACACAACCGGTAGTGGCATCGGGCACGATATCACTGCGGTCTTGAACCACGAAACCGACAAAGCTTATGTGCTGAACGATTTTTACACTGCCAGCCTCGACACTTACCAGGAAGGAACAATCCGTTATCCATTTTTCAACCTGCCCAACGGAAAGCATCATTTAAAGCTCAAGGTCTGGGATATTTACAATAACCCGGCTGAAAAAGAAATAGAATTTATTGTGGCAAGTAACGGGACAATTGCACTTGAAGAAATCCTCACTTATCCGAACCCCTTCCGCGATTATACCCATTTTAGAATTGAACACAACCAGGCTGGTGCCGACCTGGAACTTGAAATCCAGATTTACTCACTTGACGGCAGGTTAAGAAAAGTGATTAGCGAAAACATTCGTCCAGGCGGTTACCGTTCCGACCCCGTTACATGGAATGGCAGAGGCGACGATGGTCAACTGCTTGAAAGTGGCACCTATATATATAAGGTAATACTTAGAAGCCCTGAAAGCGGAATTGCCCAAAAAGGAAACAAGCTTGTAATTATTCGCCATCTGGAAAAGTAATTGGATGAGTATTCGCAAGTAAGATGCAACCTTTTAATTCAGAAAGTTATCTTTGTGGAGTAAAAGTTTAAACCTGAATTCTAAAATGTTGAAAAAAGTTATACTCCTCTCAATTTTGATTGTCTTATCGGTAGTCCGGTTCACACAAGCCCAGGACTATGACCGCCATTTGCAATGGAAGGCAATTGATCCGGCAATACTTACTTTCTCCCAAAATGCAAGCGGGCTTTATTTCGAAGATTGCATCATTGACGAAGAAAATGGACTGCCGCTGTTCGCCTCCCGATTTACTGTTTCGGGTAATTTCAAACATTACGAGGCAATCATCAGCAACGCTGTTTTCGAGCCACTTACTGCAGAGGAGGTTTCTGCAATCCCTTCGTTTTTTGAACCCGGCCCCGAAGTGGCGCTCTTAAAACAAGAGATTTCTTATATCCGTAAAGAACCGCATGTATATGTAACCTTGCTGCCATTCAGGCGAAATGCTATTACCGGAAATATTGAAAAACTCGTTTCGTTCCACCTGGAGTTTTTAGGATCGGGCATCAGGGAAATGAAATCAACCCACGAATACGCAAGCCAATCGGTACTTGCAACTGGCGACTGGCTTAAAATAAGCACCACCGAAAAAGGAATTCATAAGATCACTTTTCAGGAATTGACTGCAGCCGGATTCAACCTGCAGGACATTCACCCCGATCGGATCAGGCTATATGGCAACGGCGGGGCCATGCTCAACGAACAAAATGATCTTCCACGCACTGATGACCTGCGGGAAGTTGCCATTGAATTTGTTTCAGCAAATTCAGAAGTTTTTGCCACTGACGACTTTCTGTTATTTTATGCCCCATCGCCTCACCGGTGGAGACCGCTCACAACGGGTGGCAGTCTTCGCTTTGAGTTCAGCAAAAACGCTTACGCTGACACTTCCTATTACTTTATTACAATTGCAGAACCACAAGGTAAAAGGATCCAGAATTTGCAGTCGTTGACACAGCCGGCCACACACCAGGTTACAACTTTTCATGATTATGGGATTTACAAGCCCGATGCTGTAAACCTCGCAAAAGTAGGCCGTCAGTGGTTCGGCGACAAAATTACGGGAGGTTCTGACCCACTGCAACTCCCTTCTTTCAGTTTTCCTTATATTGATTCAACATACCGTGTACTTGTCAGGGGCCGGTTCGCAGTAAAAGCGACAGAAATGAGCCGTGTCCGGATTCATGTGAACGACAACGGGTTTTTAGGATCCCTGGTTGCTGTGCCCAGTGCGCATGTGTATGCCAATATAGCGCCCATCACAGCTACCTTTTACACCAGCAATCCTGATTTTAATGTTTCCGTTGAGTATGTCAACTCCAATTCATCTGCCTCAGCCTGGATTGACTTTGTTGAGTTAAACCTTCGCCGCCGCCTGGTTTATACCGGTGGCCAGTTTTCTTTCCGCGATTTAACGGCAATCGGCGAATTTTATGTAAGCAATTTCAGGCTTGAGAACCCTGCAGAAGATATTCAAATATGGGAAGTTACTGATGTTGGCGAACCGGCACGGATTGAACATACAATCACTGAAGATACACTTGAATTCAGGCTCTCGACGGAAGTATTGCGTGAATTCCTTGCTTTCCGAACCGAAGATGCACTCCGGGTTCATGGCCTTCAGGCAATTCAGAACCAAAATCTTCATGCCGTTGAAAGCCACGATTTGATCATTGTCAGCCCCTTGGAATTTCTTCCTGAAGCCGAACACTATGCACAACTCAGGCGGTCGGGTTCAAACATTTCAGTCAAAGTGGTTCCCATTGAACAAATTTTTAATGAATTTGCATCCGGAAGCCCTGACCCTACGGCGATCAGGGATTTTATGAAAATGCTTTACGACCGCGAAATCGGTGGCAACGAACCGTCGTACCTGCTTTTATTTGGCGATGGTTCTTACGACCCGAAAAACAGGCTCAGCAACAATATGAACTTTATACCTACTTACCAATCTGATGAATCATTACGGCTTGATGCTACTTACGTTACTGACGATTATTATGGTTTGCTGGACGACGGTGAGGGTTTGGGAGCTGCCGGTAGCCTGGATATAGGTATCGGACGCTTCCCTATTAATTCAATTGAGCAGGCTGCAATTCTGCATAACAAAGTGGAGTATTACCTGTTGAACAAGGAAAAGACCCACATGCCCTGGAGAAATTCCGTTTCACTTATCGCGCACGATGAAGATAATGATGTGCATCTTGACCAGGCCGAGCAACTTGCCAGCTATCTCGACACCACCCACACGGTTTTTTCGCTCGATAAAATCTATCTTGATGCCTACCAGCGGGTTTACGTTCCAAGCGGCTACCGTTATCCTGATGTGAGTCTGGCTATCAACGAAAGGGTAAGTGAAGGCGCACTTTTGATAAATTATATCGGGCACGGAGGCGAAACCGGTTGGGCGCATTCCAAGGTGCTTACTATCTCGGATATCAATGCCTGGCAAAATCTTGACAACATGCCTGTGTTCCTTACTGCCACCTGTTCCTTCGGTCGCTTTGATAATCCCGAACTCGTTTCTGCCGGCGAAATGGTAGTGCTGAACGCCGATGGCGGTGGCATTGCCTTGTTCACAACTTCCCGGCTGGCTTATAGTTCATATAACTTCAAGCTCAACAAAAGTTTTACACGTTTCTTTTTTGACCGAACCAACGGAAATATTTCTTCGCTCGGAGAAATTCTCATGAAAGCAAAAAACGATAATGCAAATAACCTTTACATCAGGAATTTTGTTTTATTAGGCGATCCCTCGCTTAAGCCCGCTATTCCTGCAAACAATGTAATTACAACCTCGGTAAATGGTGTCCAAATTGAAGAAAGTACTGCAGTGCTCGGTATGTCCGAAGTGACGATAAGCGGTCATGTTGCCGATAATCAGATGAACAAAATGACTGGCTTTAACGGATTGCTTTATCCGGTTGTATACGACAAATCAATGCAATACTATACAAATGCCAATCACAGTTCCAGTACACCTAAACCTTTCAGCCTGCAAAATTCGGTACTGTACAAAGGAAAGGTTTCAATTGTTAACGGCGATTTCTCTTTCAGTTTTGTAGTTCCACGTGATGTGAACCCCTTGATGGGCAATGGCAAAATCTCTTATTATGCCACCAATGGCCAAACGGACGCCAACGGATATTTGGACGAGTTTGAGATTGGTGGCCTCGATCCGCAGGCAAATGATGATGTTGGGCCGCTTATTGAAATGTACATGAATACTACCGATTTCAGTTCCGGCGATCCAACAGGCGCTAATCCGCTCTTGCTTGCAAACCTCTCCGACGAAAGTGGAATTAATTATTTTGAACTTGGCATCGGACATGAAATTGTTGCTTTTCTTAACGAGGACACCCAAAACCCGATTTTGCTCGACCGCTATTTTGAACCAGATATGGATACTTATAAAAGCGGCAGCATCCAATATCGCTTCCTGAATCTGCCCGATGGCAGGCATACCCTTCGCCTCAAGGCATTTGATCTGAACAATAACTCTTCAGAAGCTACTATTGAATTTGTTGTCAATACATCCATGGAACTGGCCACAGGCGACATGGATAATTATCCAAATCCTTTTTCGTCAGGTACCTGGTTTCGGTTCAAACACAATTACTACGACCAGATTGTGAATGTTGCTATTGATATTGTTGATATTACAGGACAACAAGTGAAAAGTATCGGGCCTTTGAATGTTCCATCATCAAATTCCGCCATTACTCCCATATACTGGGATGGAA is a window of Bacteroidales bacterium DNA encoding:
- the porU gene encoding type IX secretion system sortase PorU; translated protein: MKKVFPLAALFLVLSVPNVFADEIFISKKLRWNDPVLVQIDESGVYQLSFNDAYYSYNPFLPAFQKSVFFPSNETEFSSLELKNLVFDSTDQQAFVRIEDLLLIDNELVVEAHPIMARHKKGVNVSFIPLVRNPETGKILRLIAFDIHIQYETVAVQTEMLKSIFVEESMLASGNWYKFAVSETGVHRITYNDLVGAGLNPAGINPQHVRLFGNGGGMLPEPNNSFRHDDLIENAIIVVGEEDGVFNQGDYILFFGQSPHQWKYSPASPAFEHLHNIYDDHNYYFLTADKGMGKRIGTQPIASLPATDIITTFNDYQVYENNTSNLIKSGRQWYGEVFDAILTRNFSFSFPNRVLDSVVNIQAHVAARSLQSSSFTFNINGTNVQTSVAPVSDGPYAAHARDASMTRNLAINQEIIDIKLTYNKSPMPSTGWLNYIRVHAVRRLSMSGDQMLFRNRYSVGTNRVSEFRIANTSNALRVWNVTDAGNVSEQQTNQSGNEMVFTLTTDMLREFIVFDPSKNLSVEFVEIVPNQNLHSAPVPDMLIVTHPIFLDQANRLAEFHTSFSGLSVLVATTPQIYNEFSSGKQDVGAIRDFARMFYERSGTGSDFRYLLLFGDASYDYKDRIANNTNMVPVWVSEQSLDPINSYVTDDFFGFLDPHEGADGIDILDIGIGRLPVSTNDEAIAMVDKIIQYASNSHVTMADWRNNICFVADDEDNNLHIAQAETMASTIDTSFAFFNLSKIYLDAYQQVSVPGGERFPEANQDINKSVQQGALIVNYTGHGGILGWAKERVLELSDIKGWTNYDKLAVFITATCEFAYFDDPAITSAGEMVLLNTKGGGVALFTTSRPTYASPNFTINKRLFEFAFLREDNEYLRFGDIIRLAKQDIINKPAAINAKKFLLLGDPALKLAIPEYNVLTTHVNEYDINTVTDTLKALSMTTIKGIVTDYSGNVMESFNGVLTPTVFDKVQKINTLANDGGSTYAFTTQQNIIYKGNASVTNGHFSFSFIVPKDIAYAYDTGKISYYATDGVIDANGFDKRIIIGGFNVTALDDLYGPEIELYINDEKFESGGITDQNPVLLAFVRDEKGINTTGSGIGHDITAVLNHETDKAYVLNDFYTASLDTYQEGTIRYPFFNLPNGKHHLKLKVWDIYNNPAEKEIEFIVASNGTIALEEILTYPNPFRDYTHFRIEHNQAGADLELEIQIYSLDGRLRKVISENIRPGGYRSDPVTWNGRGDDGQLLESGTYIYKVILRSPESGIAQKGNKLVIIRHLEK
- the porU gene encoding type IX secretion system sortase PorU, whose amino-acid sequence is MLKKVILLSILIVLSVVRFTQAQDYDRHLQWKAIDPAILTFSQNASGLYFEDCIIDEENGLPLFASRFTVSGNFKHYEAIISNAVFEPLTAEEVSAIPSFFEPGPEVALLKQEISYIRKEPHVYVTLLPFRRNAITGNIEKLVSFHLEFLGSGIREMKSTHEYASQSVLATGDWLKISTTEKGIHKITFQELTAAGFNLQDIHPDRIRLYGNGGAMLNEQNDLPRTDDLREVAIEFVSANSEVFATDDFLLFYAPSPHRWRPLTTGGSLRFEFSKNAYADTSYYFITIAEPQGKRIQNLQSLTQPATHQVTTFHDYGIYKPDAVNLAKVGRQWFGDKITGGSDPLQLPSFSFPYIDSTYRVLVRGRFAVKATEMSRVRIHVNDNGFLGSLVAVPSAHVYANIAPITATFYTSNPDFNVSVEYVNSNSSASAWIDFVELNLRRRLVYTGGQFSFRDLTAIGEFYVSNFRLENPAEDIQIWEVTDVGEPARIEHTITEDTLEFRLSTEVLREFLAFRTEDALRVHGLQAIQNQNLHAVESHDLIIVSPLEFLPEAEHYAQLRRSGSNISVKVVPIEQIFNEFASGSPDPTAIRDFMKMLYDREIGGNEPSYLLLFGDGSYDPKNRLSNNMNFIPTYQSDESLRLDATYVTDDYYGLLDDGEGLGAAGSLDIGIGRFPINSIEQAAILHNKVEYYLLNKEKTHMPWRNSVSLIAHDEDNDVHLDQAEQLASYLDTTHTVFSLDKIYLDAYQRVYVPSGYRYPDVSLAINERVSEGALLINYIGHGGETGWAHSKVLTISDINAWQNLDNMPVFLTATCSFGRFDNPELVSAGEMVVLNADGGGIALFTTSRLAYSSYNFKLNKSFTRFFFDRTNGNISSLGEILMKAKNDNANNLYIRNFVLLGDPSLKPAIPANNVITTSVNGVQIEESTAVLGMSEVTISGHVADNQMNKMTGFNGLLYPVVYDKSMQYYTNANHSSSTPKPFSLQNSVLYKGKVSIVNGDFSFSFVVPRDVNPLMGNGKISYYATNGQTDANGYLDEFEIGGLDPQANDDVGPLIEMYMNTTDFSSGDPTGANPLLLANLSDESGINYFELGIGHEIVAFLNEDTQNPILLDRYFEPDMDTYKSGSIQYRFLNLPDGRHTLRLKAFDLNNNSSEATIEFVVNTSMELATGDMDNYPNPFSSGTWFRFKHNYYDQIVNVAIDIVDITGQQVKSIGPLNVPSSNSAITPIYWDGTSENGRFLTSGVYIYTVKTQTLNGKSSTMQGKLMIVR